The following proteins are co-located in the Phocoena phocoena chromosome 1, mPhoPho1.1, whole genome shotgun sequence genome:
- the BECN2 gene encoding beclin-2, translated as MSSLRFICQRCSQPLQLNQSMETSQEPEALMLISAQGEPGETQEGGPPSREEADFENLQEGASYRTLPGLSGGRMSWDNPDSFTLLGNLGSLRSLSSIQKAASDMFDILSGETDVDHPMCEDCTDNLLEQLDVQLTITESEIQSYKRCLETRELISEERETLQEKLKGLELEETRLVQELEEVEKNQQRAAADLEAAQAETEMLDQQEKQYQKDYSKLKWQQLELHDELSSVEKRLWYAQIQWHQLEKTSVFNAAFEICHDGPLTTINNFRLGCLPTVPVCWNEINIAWGQTALLLLALSNTIGLEFQRYRLIPCGNHSYLKSLTDDCIELPLFSNGKRNAFLHNKFDQAMMAFLDCMQQFKELAEKGGSGLCLPYKIHVKKGLMEDPGSSGGFYSIRTHLNTEEEWTKALKLMLINFKCSLTWVSLRYCQK; from the coding sequence ATGTCCTCTCTCCGCTTCATTTGCCAACGCTGCAGCCAGCCCCTGCAACTGAATCAGTCCATGGAGACCTCCCAAGAACCTGAAGCTTTGATGCTCATCTCAGCTCAGGGGGAGCCAGGAGAAACCCAGGAGGGAGGCCCTCCTTCCAGGGAGGAGGCAGATTTTGAAAATCTACAGGAAGGTGCCTCTTACAGGACCCTTCCTGGCCTCTCTGGTGGCAGAATGTCCTGGGACAATCCTGACAGCTTCACCCTGCTTGGGAATTTGGGCTCCCTGAGAAGTCTCAGTAGCATCCAGAAGGCTGCAAGCGACATGTTTGACATCCTTTCCGGTGAAACAGATGTGGACCACCCCATGTGTGAGGACTGTACTGACAATCTTTTAGAGCAACTGGACGTCCAACTCACCATCACAGAATCTGAGATTCAGAGCTACAAACGCTGTTTGGAGACCAGGGAGTTGATAAGTGAGGAGAGGGAGACGCTGCAGGAGAAGCTGAAGggcctggagctggaggaaacgaGGCTGgtccaggagctggaggaggtggAAAAGAACCAACAAAGAGCAGCAGCAGATCTCGAGGCAGCCCAGGCAGAGACTGAGATGCTGGACCAGCAAGAAAAGCAGTACCAGAAGGACTACAGTAAATTGAAATGGCAACAACTAGAACTACATGACGAGCTGAGTAGTGTGGAGAAGCGGCTATGGTACGCCCAGATCCAGTGGCACCAGCTGGAGAAAACCAGTGTCTTTAATGCCGCATTTGAGATCTGCCATGACGGCCCCTTAACTACCATCAATAACTTCAGATTGGGCTGCCTCCCCACTGTCCCTGTGTGCTGGAATGAGATTAACATAGCCTGGGGACAGACAGCCTTGCTGCTCCTTGCTCTGTCCAATACAATTGGACTGGAGTTTCAGAGGTACCGACTCATCCCCTGTGGAAACCATTCCTATCTGAAGTCTTTAACAGATGACTGCATTGAGCTGCCATTGTTCTCTAATGGGAAGCGGAATGCTTTCTTGCATAACAAATTTGACCAGGCTATGATGGCTTTCCTGGACTGCATGCAGCAGTTCAAGGAACTGGCTGAGAAAGGTGGGTCAGGTCTCTGTTTGCCCTACAAGATTCATGTGAAGAAAGGCCTGATGGAAGACCCCGGAAGCAGTGGTGGATTCTATTCCATCAGAACCCACTTGAACACAGAGGAGGAGTGGACAAAAGCACTCAAGCTTATGCTTATAAATTTTAAGTGTAGTCTCACTTGGGTCTCCTTAAGATATtgtcaaaaataa